Proteins from a genomic interval of Sphingobacterium lactis:
- a CDS encoding acyl-CoA thioesterase — translation MQEKYARESYTEMNELVLPNDTNTFGNLMGGRLLYWMDICSAMAAQKHCNNQVVTVSVDNVSFKRSIKLGEVVTIEAQVTRAFNTSVEVRMEIFAQNLPQGTKVKSNEAYYTFVSIDEENRPKPIPKLIPETDKEKTLFDEALQRREMRLLLAGKLKPEDADGIKNLIQVFQHKD, via the coding sequence ATGCAAGAAAAATACGCAAGAGAATCCTATACGGAGATGAACGAATTGGTGCTTCCCAACGATACAAATACTTTTGGCAACCTGATGGGTGGCCGACTGCTGTATTGGATGGACATCTGCTCGGCAATGGCCGCACAGAAACATTGTAACAACCAGGTCGTGACCGTATCAGTTGATAATGTATCTTTTAAGCGATCCATTAAGTTGGGCGAAGTGGTTACGATCGAAGCACAGGTCACCCGCGCCTTTAATACATCGGTAGAGGTTCGGATGGAAATCTTCGCACAGAACCTTCCACAGGGCACCAAGGTTAAGTCCAACGAGGCGTACTACACCTTTGTTTCCATCGATGAAGAAAATCGCCCAAAACCGATACCCAAATTGATCCCGGAAACCGATAAGGAAAAGACCTTATTCGATGAAGCATTGCAACGCCGCGAAATGCGCTTGTTGCTCGCGGGAAAATTGAAACCTGAAGATGCGGACGGCATCAAAAACCTGATCCAGGTGTTTCAACATAAAGATTAA
- a CDS encoding lipoprotein signal peptidase: MKGYSKPLILITIILLVDQLSKFWVKMNMTIGQNFKVLGDKFLIHFIENPGMAYGMEFGGEYGKLFLSVFRIIAVIGIGYGLHYMIKNKYNRGFILNVALIFAGALGNIIDSAFYGLIFSESTPYSKAVLFPDGGGYASFLHGKVVDMLYFPLVSGTFPTWFPIWGGENFMFFRPVFNIADSAISVGVFLILIFQKRYFKEEHTEKTGVNSEILED; encoded by the coding sequence ATGAAAGGATACAGCAAGCCCCTTATTCTCATCACCATTATTTTATTGGTGGACCAATTATCCAAATTCTGGGTGAAGATGAACATGACGATCGGACAGAACTTCAAAGTTCTCGGCGATAAGTTCCTGATTCATTTCATTGAAAACCCGGGTATGGCCTATGGCATGGAATTCGGCGGTGAATATGGTAAACTGTTCTTGAGTGTCTTCCGTATCATTGCCGTTATCGGTATCGGATATGGTCTGCATTACATGATCAAGAATAAGTATAACCGTGGTTTTATCCTGAATGTAGCTTTGATATTTGCCGGTGCGCTAGGAAACATCATCGACAGTGCCTTCTATGGCCTGATTTTCAGTGAAAGCACGCCGTATTCCAAAGCTGTCCTTTTCCCTGATGGCGGAGGTTATGCAAGTTTCCTGCACGGTAAAGTTGTGGACATGCTGTACTTCCCCTTAGTGAGCGGCACATTCCCTACCTGGTTTCCGATCTGGGGTGGTGAGAACTTTATGTTCTTCCGTCCGGTATTCAACATTGCGGATTCCGCAATTTCCGTAGGCGTATTTCTGATACTGATCTTCCAAAAGCGCTATTTCAAAGAAGAGCACACCGAAAAAACCGGCGTGAACAGTGAAATCCTGGAAGATTAA
- a CDS encoding TraR/DksA family transcriptional regulator: MGNTEKTRYSDAELQEFKAIILEKLRVAKEELSSLTTSLSNSNANGTDDTAGTYKTLEDGSATLEKEQINQLAARQKKFIDNLEAALVRIENKTYGVCRETGKLIQKERLKAVPHTTLSIEAKNKQY, from the coding sequence ATGGGAAACACAGAGAAAACACGGTACAGTGATGCTGAATTACAAGAGTTTAAAGCAATAATTCTTGAAAAGTTACGCGTAGCAAAGGAAGAATTGTCATCCTTGACAACCTCCTTAAGCAACAGCAATGCGAACGGAACTGACGATACAGCAGGTACTTACAAAACATTAGAGGACGGTTCAGCAACATTGGAGAAGGAACAGATCAACCAATTAGCAGCACGTCAGAAGAAATTCATCGACAATCTTGAAGCCGCTTTAGTGCGCATCGAGAACAAGACGTACGGTGTTTGTAGAGAAACCGGAAAGCTTATTCAGAAAGAAAGATTGAAAGCAGTACCTCATACCACCTTGAGTATTGAGGCGAAAAACAAACAATATTAA
- a CDS encoding LytR/AlgR family response regulator transcription factor, whose translation MIKAVILDDEVRGSGLLQHKLQEFAEDLLVEAIFNDPQEALKALPDLKIDVLFLDVEMPYLNGFDFLERLGEFDFEVIFVTAYNIYTLDALKANALDYLLKPVNQQELKEAMLKLQKRVAMKERLRKVDAGEMRIGQGRIALPTAEGIHLVKRDDILRIEAMSNYSVFYLNNLHKIIVSKTLKEFEQLLENSQMLRVNRSAIVNLDYVVKYKKGEGGTLELVDGAEIEVSPTKKKQVLERLFTP comes from the coding sequence ATGATCAAGGCGGTAATTTTAGATGATGAGGTTCGTGGAAGTGGCCTATTGCAGCATAAGCTTCAGGAGTTTGCTGAAGACTTGCTCGTGGAGGCTATTTTCAATGACCCACAGGAAGCCTTAAAGGCACTCCCTGATCTCAAAATAGACGTGCTCTTTCTGGATGTCGAGATGCCTTATCTCAATGGGTTTGATTTTCTGGAGCGCTTGGGGGAATTTGATTTTGAAGTCATCTTCGTAACAGCCTACAACATCTATACGTTGGATGCGCTGAAAGCCAATGCGTTGGATTATTTATTAAAACCGGTGAACCAACAGGAACTGAAGGAGGCCATGCTCAAGCTTCAGAAACGCGTCGCCATGAAGGAGCGTCTCCGCAAGGTGGATGCCGGCGAGATGCGCATCGGTCAAGGACGCATTGCTCTCCCTACTGCTGAGGGCATTCATCTCGTCAAGAGAGATGATATCCTCCGCATCGAAGCCATGAGCAATTACAGCGTATTCTACCTGAATAACCTCCATAAAATCATTGTTTCAAAAACCCTCAAGGAATTTGAACAGTTGCTGGAAAACAGCCAGATGCTGCGTGTCAACCGCAGTGCCATCGTGAACCTCGATTATGTCGTGAAATATAAAAAAGGGGAGGGCGGGACATTGGAACTCGTGGATGGAGCAGAAATCGAGGTGTCGCCGACAAAGAAAAAACAAGTGTTGGAACGATTGTTCACCCCTTAG
- a CDS encoding sensor histidine kinase, whose product MKYICYCLILMLCCSQIRLSAQERSYTFLHFTEKDGLSSNVIADLVQDSSGMIWITSKRGLSYFDGKRFHHVQLRSNPDLSTNYLGNMAIDSKNRIWITTNTRGLLCYDRSLPLDQEIKVYAAKIAASGLTKTNLYDVMVSRTGLVYFSGQETDLQVLDPETDIIRQLPFKGIKGPKQVSIYRIEEHSDGSIWLGTRYHGLIRYSPKDGTYQQIDLQNDGENGVAGFVFGSDHFFAGYYDYDLISANYTFQDLQTRLLDWSTNQNYYDNFITTMCYVPSEQALVLGHVSNGLWRFDPRTKIKTHIRWDDLMPDLPKSSRVHALCAVDSGFWVGTESGLFFYSSHRNRINQLIPPKKSEKPILQLLQWHNAIWYRTENSFGRMSPDLKNRLSATSLQGIAVSNWNATQDALYFSTYDQGVYSYTHTAKQLIPLPIKGDSQHFRRADCNVVLQDSIAGYNYLWIGAWNSGIYRYDLTKKTIRLFGPREGLPDHKVISIGKDGDGTIWLGMDGYGLVKMDNKLHPTFTQYTHTTQGSDNLQSNTVLSFFLDAKKRFWYGSGASGIGEIVKTPQGYSFRHYRDLSAAPYLYPTWIGADQQQQLWIKALDGTMIFHPEHKQFVHLKAGDGSYPNSTYKSYGYLIDGNQLIWCTDKGLLVGMLPDLFRNQIRGLQPKISRFQLDHNDESYRLYGSEIDLKAGENNISFAYGLPAQVNREGLRFAYMLEGQDMDWILGSDEQAAYYNNLEGGHYTFKVRVGDALGNWSPAVATVGVHLDRYWYATLWFKLLMVGLLVLLISLFYRYRLREHKRIHQLQVDYNTKLEADLAVKVQTIQEQAAAMERDRQEKLETEYKQKLYESELKAIRSQMNPHFIFNVLNSIEAYVVENDSHNASQLIQKFATLSRIVLENSQYAMVSLRSEIQLLSLYLELERERFNQGFDFEIQYDRALNMEGYSIPSMLIQPLVENAVHHGIRNKHPDQGNVLVDIQVADYAVHITIWDNGIGFEKSEGKGKRGFKSNSFGIKGVQERIMIINQAWKPDSACLEINVGEMRPGFTTKVYLRLPLEVGPGMG is encoded by the coding sequence ATGAAATACATCTGCTACTGCCTGATTCTTATGCTATGCTGTTCACAAATACGGCTATCGGCTCAGGAACGGAGCTATACCTTCCTGCACTTTACAGAGAAAGATGGCTTGAGCAGCAATGTCATCGCAGACCTGGTTCAGGACAGCAGTGGCATGATCTGGATAACCAGCAAGCGCGGATTATCTTATTTTGATGGAAAGCGGTTCCACCACGTGCAGTTACGGTCAAATCCAGATTTGTCCACGAATTATCTGGGAAATATGGCAATCGATTCGAAAAATAGGATCTGGATCACCACCAATACCCGAGGATTGCTCTGTTATGATCGAAGCCTTCCGCTCGATCAGGAAATCAAGGTGTATGCAGCGAAGATTGCCGCCAGTGGATTGACCAAGACCAATCTGTATGATGTGATGGTTTCCCGAACGGGCTTGGTCTACTTTTCCGGCCAGGAGACAGACCTCCAAGTACTGGATCCTGAAACGGATATTATTCGGCAACTTCCCTTTAAAGGAATCAAAGGTCCGAAACAGGTGAGTATTTACCGCATTGAGGAACACTCCGATGGTTCGATTTGGCTAGGAACCCGCTACCATGGCCTCATTCGGTACAGTCCCAAGGATGGAACCTACCAGCAGATCGACCTCCAAAATGATGGCGAAAATGGCGTGGCAGGGTTTGTATTCGGCTCAGATCATTTCTTTGCCGGATATTATGATTACGATCTGATATCGGCCAACTATACTTTTCAGGACCTGCAGACCCGACTTTTGGATTGGTCTACTAATCAAAACTATTACGACAACTTTATCACGACGATGTGTTATGTGCCATCGGAGCAAGCGCTCGTATTGGGGCATGTGTCCAATGGCCTATGGCGGTTTGACCCCCGTACAAAAATAAAAACGCATATCCGGTGGGATGACCTGATGCCTGATTTGCCAAAGTCGTCACGCGTCCATGCGCTTTGTGCCGTCGATTCCGGCTTTTGGGTGGGTACCGAGTCTGGCCTGTTTTTTTATTCCAGCCACCGGAACCGAATCAACCAGTTGATTCCACCGAAAAAATCCGAAAAACCAATCCTGCAACTGCTGCAATGGCACAATGCGATCTGGTACAGGACGGAAAACTCCTTCGGTAGGATGAGCCCGGACTTGAAGAACCGTCTATCCGCTACTTCACTGCAAGGAATTGCCGTTAGCAATTGGAATGCTACTCAGGATGCCCTATATTTTTCTACATATGACCAAGGAGTGTATTCCTATACCCATACGGCAAAACAACTCATTCCCTTGCCCATCAAAGGCGATAGCCAGCATTTCCGCAGGGCGGATTGCAATGTGGTGCTGCAGGACAGCATTGCTGGCTACAATTACCTGTGGATTGGCGCTTGGAATTCGGGAATTTACAGGTACGATCTTACCAAAAAGACTATCCGGCTGTTCGGCCCGCGGGAGGGGCTGCCCGACCATAAGGTAATCTCCATCGGAAAAGATGGCGATGGGACAATTTGGTTGGGTATGGACGGGTATGGATTGGTGAAGATGGACAACAAGCTGCATCCTACTTTTACGCAGTATACGCATACAACGCAGGGTTCCGATAACCTTCAATCCAACACCGTGCTATCTTTTTTCCTGGATGCTAAAAAAAGGTTCTGGTATGGCAGTGGTGCTTCGGGCATTGGGGAAATTGTTAAGACACCCCAAGGATATTCCTTTAGACACTATAGGGATCTATCCGCTGCGCCGTATCTCTACCCCACATGGATTGGGGCAGACCAACAACAGCAGTTGTGGATCAAGGCGTTGGATGGCACTATGATTTTTCATCCAGAACATAAGCAATTCGTTCATCTCAAAGCGGGTGATGGAAGCTATCCCAATTCGACCTATAAGTCCTATGGTTACCTGATTGACGGGAATCAATTGATTTGGTGCACAGATAAGGGATTGCTCGTGGGGATGTTGCCAGATCTTTTCAGAAATCAAATTCGAGGATTGCAGCCGAAAATCAGTCGGTTTCAGTTGGACCATAACGATGAAAGTTACCGGTTATATGGTTCGGAAATTGACCTGAAAGCTGGGGAAAACAACATAAGTTTTGCATATGGACTGCCAGCGCAAGTAAATCGGGAAGGGCTGCGGTTTGCCTATATGCTGGAAGGTCAGGATATGGATTGGATCTTGGGGTCGGATGAGCAGGCCGCATATTACAACAATCTGGAAGGTGGGCACTATACCTTCAAGGTTCGTGTAGGCGATGCGTTGGGCAATTGGTCTCCGGCAGTGGCTACCGTAGGCGTGCATTTGGACCGGTATTGGTATGCGACGTTGTGGTTTAAGCTGCTGATGGTGGGGCTTCTGGTGCTCTTGATTAGTTTGTTCTACCGCTATAGATTACGTGAGCATAAGCGCATCCACCAGTTGCAGGTCGATTATAATACCAAGCTGGAAGCCGATCTGGCCGTTAAAGTGCAGACGATTCAGGAACAGGCGGCAGCTATGGAGCGCGATCGGCAGGAAAAATTGGAAACCGAGTATAAGCAGAAACTGTACGAGAGCGAACTCAAGGCTATTCGATCGCAGATGAACCCTCATTTTATCTTCAATGTCCTGAATTCCATCGAAGCATATGTTGTGGAAAACGATAGCCACAATGCCAGTCAGCTGATTCAGAAATTCGCAACGCTGAGCCGGATTGTACTGGAGAATTCGCAGTACGCCATGGTTAGCTTACGGTCCGAAATCCAGTTGTTGTCCCTGTATTTGGAGTTGGAACGGGAGCGGTTTAATCAAGGATTTGATTTCGAAATCCAATACGATCGTGCCCTGAATATGGAGGGCTATTCCATTCCATCCATGCTGATTCAGCCATTGGTTGAAAATGCGGTACATCACGGTATTCGGAATAAGCATCCAGACCAGGGTAACGTCCTTGTGGATATCCAGGTTGCGGATTATGCCGTCCATATCACGATTTGGGATAATGGCATAGGTTTCGAGAAGAGCGAGGGGAAAGGAAAACGGGGATTTAAATCCAACTCCTTTGGGATTAAGGGCGTACAGGAACGGATCATGATCATCAACCAGGCGTGGAAGCCGGATTCGGCATGCCTGGAAATCAATGTCGGGGAGATGCGACCGGGTTTCACCACCAAGGTTTACCTGCGCCTGCCTCTGGAAGTTGGACCGGGAATGGGATAG
- a CDS encoding M20/M25/M40 family metallo-hydrolase, with protein sequence MKNFRIVFSVVLSLLCLAGGHTTQAQVNPQNLQKHIDYLSTDRMKGRETGQKGSKKAASYIEKYFKKYNLQPKGEKGYRQEFMAQVRRGKATGQQRKSENIIGFLDNKAPYTIVVGAHYDHLGLGDIGGSRDSLGVGKIHNGADDNASGVAGLLELARHYATNSVQESYNMLFIGFGAEELGLVGSKYFTEHPTIPLDSVQWMLNMDMIGRYSPENGLAIIGYGTSSAFPKIFEGLSSSITFNLSKDGNGGSDQTSFYKKNIPVLFFHTGGHDDYHKPTDDADKIDYKAMEAILNLEIQVIDNSMKQPKMDFQWTN encoded by the coding sequence ATGAAAAACTTCCGAATTGTGTTTTCTGTGGTCCTGAGCCTGCTCTGTCTGGCAGGGGGACACACGACCCAAGCGCAGGTCAATCCGCAAAACCTCCAAAAACATATCGACTACCTTTCGACCGACAGGATGAAGGGCCGTGAAACGGGGCAAAAAGGTTCCAAAAAGGCAGCTTCCTATATCGAGAAATATTTCAAGAAATATAATCTGCAACCGAAGGGCGAGAAAGGCTATCGGCAGGAATTTATGGCGCAAGTGCGCCGTGGAAAAGCTACCGGACAACAGCGCAAATCGGAAAATATCATCGGTTTCCTAGATAATAAGGCTCCATATACCATTGTGGTGGGTGCACATTACGATCATTTGGGACTGGGGGATATCGGCGGCTCGCGCGATTCCCTGGGCGTCGGAAAGATCCATAATGGTGCCGACGACAATGCCTCGGGCGTGGCCGGGCTATTGGAATTGGCCAGACATTATGCAACAAACTCCGTTCAGGAAAGCTATAACATGCTATTCATCGGTTTCGGAGCCGAAGAATTGGGATTGGTCGGATCCAAATACTTCACCGAGCACCCAACCATTCCGCTGGATTCCGTGCAATGGATGCTGAACATGGATATGATCGGCCGTTACAGCCCGGAAAACGGATTGGCGATAATCGGCTATGGTACGAGCTCGGCCTTTCCGAAGATATTCGAAGGGCTCAGCAGCAGCATTACCTTTAACCTGAGCAAAGATGGCAATGGCGGTTCAGATCAAACTTCTTTCTACAAGAAGAATATCCCCGTGCTGTTCTTCCATACCGGTGGCCACGATGATTACCACAAGCCTACCGATGATGCCGATAAAATTGATTACAAAGCCATGGAGGCCATCTTGAATCTGGAGATTCAGGTGATCGACAATTCCATGAAACAACCTAAAATGGACTTCCAATGGACAAACTAA
- a CDS encoding SDR family oxidoreductase, translating to MDKLSTRILLTGSNGFLGQKLTDHLTERKDVELCCTSQSANRNPNTSGYTFVELDLRDGKQLEKLIHYFKPTHIIHTAALTSVEICEQDPEGCKALNVDVVAHLANICREDDIHLTFLSTDFVFDGQNGPYDERAATNPCNAYGQSKLDAERAILASGCRAAILRTILVYGIIADRGRSNLVLWAKGKLEAGEPINVVSDQWRMPTFVDDLANACILAVERNAEGVFHISSDQMLTIQEAVEQVADYWQLDKTLISSITAKEIGQDKNRPQKTGFILDKAKQELGYQPTPFQASLSAIDQQLKLFRK from the coding sequence ATGGACAAACTAAGCACACGTATCCTGCTGACGGGCTCCAATGGATTCCTGGGGCAGAAGTTAACGGATCACTTAACGGAGCGCAAGGACGTGGAGCTTTGTTGCACCTCACAATCTGCCAACAGAAACCCGAACACTTCGGGATATACATTCGTGGAGTTGGATCTGCGGGATGGCAAGCAATTGGAGAAATTAATCCATTACTTCAAGCCTACCCACATTATCCATACGGCGGCATTGACCAGTGTAGAAATATGCGAACAGGACCCCGAGGGGTGTAAAGCCCTGAACGTGGATGTGGTGGCGCATTTGGCAAACATTTGTCGTGAAGACGACATCCACCTCACCTTCCTATCGACAGATTTCGTTTTTGACGGCCAGAATGGCCCCTATGACGAACGTGCAGCGACCAACCCGTGCAATGCCTATGGGCAGAGCAAATTGGACGCTGAACGCGCCATATTGGCTTCAGGTTGTCGGGCAGCGATTCTTCGCACCATCTTGGTATATGGGATAATCGCTGACCGCGGACGTTCGAACTTGGTCCTTTGGGCAAAGGGGAAACTCGAGGCCGGCGAACCGATCAATGTCGTTTCCGACCAATGGCGGATGCCAACCTTTGTGGATGATCTGGCGAATGCCTGTATTTTAGCGGTAGAACGAAACGCAGAAGGCGTATTCCACATCTCTTCGGACCAGATGCTCACCATACAGGAAGCAGTGGAACAGGTCGCTGATTATTGGCAACTCGACAAAACTCTCATATCATCGATTACAGCAAAAGAAATTGGACAGGACAAAAACCGTCCGCAAAAAACAGGGTTTATCCTAGATAAAGCAAAACAGGAATTGGGCTATCAACCCACGCCTTTTCAGGCATCCTTGAGCGCTATTGATCAACAACTAAAATTATTCAGAAAATAA
- the ileS gene encoding isoleucine--tRNA ligase gives MYKEYKQLNLSEIGKEVLKRWDANNIFEKSISNRPASKPYTFYEGPPSANGMPGIHHVMARTIKDIFCRYKTLKGYQVKRKGGWDTHGLPIELAVEKTLGITKEDIGKKISVEEYNNACRKEVMKYTDVWNDLTEKMGYWVDLEDPYITYQNEYIETLWFLLKDLYKKGLLYKGYTIQPFSPAAGTGLSSHELNQPGTYKDVKDTTIVAEFRLDKQQIHPMMERLVDNPDEDVAFLAWTTTPWTLPGNSALTVGKNIDYVKIKTFNQYTGTAVSVILAKNLIPKHFKSEGQQISFQDYKFGDKLIPWEVVAEFKGAEIEGLRYHQLMPYVTSEELREKAFRVILGDFVTTEDGTGIVHTSPTYGADDFRVARESGIPSIMVKDENGKEVPTVDRTGRFVKEITDFAGRFVKEEYYSDAERADKDFRPTDVLIAIKLKEENKAFDVKKYEHTYPHCWRTDKPVLYYPLDSWFIKTTAVKEEMVALNKTINWKPEATGSGRFGNWLENLVDWNLSRSRYWGTPLPIWRSEDENEEICIGSMPELKALLEASLASDVLSVEERNTNQAYLDKFGTPDLDLHRPYVDDIVLVSEGGQKLYREPDLIDVWFDSGAMPYAQWGLDYEKLEKGEALPFKDPYFSAFPADFIAEGVDQTRGWFFTLHAISTMVRGSVAFKNVVSNGLVLDKNGNKMSKRLGNGVDPFATIDKYSADATRWYMISNAAPWDNLKFNEEGLDEVRRKFFGTLYNTYAFFALYANIDKFSYAEPEIPIEKRPEIDRWVISLLNSLSKEVDEYYADYEPTKAARAIQNFVDEHLSNWYVRLCRRRFWKGEYSEDKISAYQTLYTCLDTIAKLIAPVSPFFADQLYLDLNAATQKESFESVHLADFPAYHIELVDKALEERMALAQDISSLTLSLRKKTGINVRQPLSKILVPVLDSSFQAKVEKVKDLILSETNIKDIEFITDTTGIIKKKVKPNFKVLGAKVGKDMKLVAAAIQALDAAQIQDLENNGSLALSGTEYVISSEDVEIIAEDVEGWQVANLGRLTVALDVHISAELKDEGIARELINRIQNLRKEKNFEVTDRINVALSQNTEIQQAVENNFSYICTEILADRLIFDADLANGDAIEIDGENLLLFIEKI, from the coding sequence ATGTACAAGGAATATAAGCAGTTAAATCTATCAGAAATAGGAAAAGAAGTGTTGAAACGTTGGGATGCCAACAACATCTTCGAAAAAAGTATTTCCAACCGACCGGCGAGCAAACCGTACACATTCTATGAAGGACCTCCTTCGGCAAACGGGATGCCCGGCATTCACCACGTGATGGCCAGAACCATTAAGGACATCTTCTGTCGCTACAAGACCCTGAAAGGCTATCAGGTGAAACGTAAGGGCGGATGGGATACCCATGGCCTTCCGATCGAATTGGCGGTAGAAAAAACGCTTGGTATCACCAAGGAAGATATCGGTAAGAAAATATCTGTCGAGGAATATAACAATGCCTGCCGTAAGGAAGTCATGAAATACACCGATGTATGGAATGACCTGACCGAAAAAATGGGCTATTGGGTTGACCTGGAAGATCCGTACATCACCTATCAGAACGAATACATTGAAACCCTTTGGTTCTTATTGAAGGACCTATACAAAAAGGGACTTTTATACAAAGGATACACCATCCAACCCTTCTCTCCTGCAGCTGGAACAGGTTTAAGTTCGCATGAACTGAACCAACCCGGCACGTACAAGGATGTGAAGGACACCACCATCGTTGCCGAATTCCGTTTGGACAAACAGCAGATCCATCCGATGATGGAGCGCTTGGTTGACAATCCGGATGAAGACGTGGCCTTCCTGGCGTGGACGACGACACCATGGACCCTTCCAGGGAACAGTGCGTTGACCGTAGGAAAGAATATCGACTATGTAAAGATCAAGACCTTCAACCAATATACCGGGACAGCTGTTTCCGTTATCTTGGCGAAGAACCTGATTCCGAAACATTTCAAATCCGAAGGACAGCAGATTTCCTTCCAGGATTACAAATTTGGTGACAAGCTAATCCCTTGGGAAGTTGTTGCCGAATTTAAAGGTGCCGAAATCGAAGGCCTTCGCTACCATCAATTGATGCCGTACGTGACGTCCGAAGAGTTGCGGGAAAAAGCATTCCGCGTCATCTTGGGTGATTTCGTGACTACGGAAGATGGTACAGGTATTGTCCACACCTCCCCTACTTATGGTGCGGATGACTTTAGAGTTGCCCGTGAAAGCGGCATCCCATCGATCATGGTGAAAGATGAAAATGGCAAAGAGGTGCCTACAGTTGACCGTACAGGTCGTTTTGTAAAGGAAATCACTGATTTTGCCGGTCGTTTTGTAAAAGAAGAATATTACTCGGATGCCGAGCGCGCCGACAAGGACTTCCGTCCGACCGATGTCTTGATCGCCATCAAATTAAAAGAAGAGAATAAAGCGTTTGACGTTAAGAAATACGAACACACCTACCCACACTGCTGGCGTACCGACAAACCTGTACTGTACTATCCATTGGACAGCTGGTTTATCAAGACGACCGCAGTGAAGGAGGAAATGGTTGCCTTGAACAAGACGATCAACTGGAAACCTGAAGCGACCGGTTCGGGACGTTTCGGAAACTGGTTGGAAAACCTTGTGGACTGGAACCTTTCCCGTTCCCGCTATTGGGGAACGCCGCTACCGATCTGGAGAAGTGAGGATGAGAACGAAGAGATCTGCATCGGTTCCATGCCGGAACTGAAAGCGCTTTTGGAAGCATCCCTGGCTTCTGATGTGCTATCCGTTGAAGAAAGGAATACCAACCAAGCATACTTGGATAAATTCGGCACACCTGACCTGGATTTGCACCGTCCGTATGTGGACGACATTGTCCTGGTTTCGGAAGGTGGCCAGAAATTATACCGTGAGCCCGATTTGATCGACGTTTGGTTCGATTCGGGAGCCATGCCATATGCACAATGGGGATTGGATTATGAGAAATTGGAAAAAGGGGAAGCCCTTCCGTTCAAGGATCCTTATTTCTCGGCGTTTCCTGCGGATTTTATCGCTGAAGGTGTCGACCAGACCCGTGGATGGTTCTTTACCCTACATGCCATCTCAACCATGGTCCGCGGTTCCGTAGCGTTCAAGAATGTGGTTTCAAACGGTCTTGTATTGGATAAGAACGGTAACAAGATGTCGAAACGTCTTGGAAACGGTGTCGATCCATTCGCGACCATTGATAAATATTCTGCCGATGCGACCCGCTGGTATATGATCAGTAACGCTGCGCCATGGGATAACCTGAAGTTCAATGAAGAAGGTTTGGATGAAGTACGCCGTAAGTTCTTCGGAACCCTGTACAATACCTATGCTTTCTTCGCACTATATGCCAACATCGACAAGTTCAGCTATGCGGAACCGGAAATCCCGATCGAGAAGCGTCCTGAAATCGACCGTTGGGTGATCTCTTTATTGAACAGTCTGAGCAAGGAAGTGGATGAATATTATGCGGATTATGAGCCTACCAAAGCTGCACGTGCGATCCAGAACTTTGTTGACGAGCACTTGAGTAACTGGTATGTGCGCCTGTGCCGCCGCCGTTTCTGGAAGGGCGAATATTCGGAAGATAAGATCTCCGCATACCAGACCCTATATACCTGTTTGGATACCATCGCTAAATTAATCGCACCAGTATCGCCATTCTTTGCCGATCAATTATACCTGGATCTGAACGCTGCCACTCAGAAAGAATCCTTTGAATCGGTACATTTAGCAGACTTCCCTGCCTACCATATCGAATTGGTAGATAAGGCATTGGAAGAGCGGATGGCCTTGGCGCAGGATATCTCCTCGCTAACCCTGTCGCTGCGTAAAAAGACCGGTATCAACGTGCGCCAGCCATTGAGCAAGATCCTTGTTCCCGTTCTGGACAGCAGTTTCCAAGCCAAGGTTGAGAAGGTGAAAGATTTGATCCTTTCGGAGACCAACATCAAGGATATCGAGTTCATCACGGACACGACGGGCATCATCAAGAAGAAGGTGAAACCGAACTTCAAGGTATTGGGTGCGAAGGTTGGAAAAGATATGAAATTGGTAGCCGCTGCGATTCAAGCACTTGACGCCGCACAGATTCAAGATCTGGAAAATAACGGCTCCTTAGCTTTAAGTGGCACGGAATATGTAATTAGCAGCGAAGATGTAGAAATTATTGCAGAAGATGTTGAAGGTTGGCAGGTAGCGAACTTAGGCCGTTTAACGGTAGCACTGGACGTTCACATTTCGGCAGAGTTAAAGGATGAAGGGATTGCGCGCGAGCTCATTAACCGGATTCAAAACCTGAGGAAAGAGAAGAATTTTGAAGTGACCGACCGTATAAATGTAGCCTTAAGTCAAAATACTGAAATTCAACAAGCTGTAGAAAATAATTTCTCGTATATTTGTACGGAAATTTTAGCCGATCGTTTAATTTTCGATGCAGACCTGGCCAATGGAGATGCCATCGAGATTGACGGAGAGAATTTATTGCTATTTATAGAAAAAATTTAA